The Arachis duranensis cultivar V14167 chromosome 2, aradu.V14167.gnm2.J7QH, whole genome shotgun sequence genome has a window encoding:
- the LOC107474078 gene encoding GDSL esterase/lipase At5g33370-like, which yields MVMMAVPIEGGETGRAFFVFGDSLVDSGNNNYLPTTARADTLLYGVDYPTHHPTGRFSNGFNLPDLISQRIGSEAALPYLSPEMRGQNLLLGANFASAGVGILNDTGIQFEGILRIYQQFALFQQYQERLGFEVGAEEAQRIVNESLVLITLGSNDFVNNYFYPPNSARSLQFTIPKFCSYVISEYRKILMRLYELGGRKVLVTGTGPLGCIPSQLAERSINGECVAQIQQASQIFNQLLIKMTTELNNQLTSPVFIVVNAFRINMEFINHPQRFGFVSSKIACCGQGRFNGIGGCTSFSSLCSNRDLYVFWDSFHPSQHAWEILANYIFNGTTNYMSPMNLTTILAMDSNFY from the exons atggtgatgatggCAGTGCCCATAGAAGGAGGAGAAACTGGACGTGCGTTCTTTGTGTTTGGAGACTCGCTGGTTGACAGTGGAAACAACAATTACTTGCCAACTACTGCTCGCGCCGACACTCTTCTTTACGGCGTCGACTACCCTACTCATCACCCCACCGGTCGCTTCTCCAACGGCTTCAACCTCCCTGACCTCATTA GCCAGCGTATTGGTTCCGAAGCAGCATTACCATACTTGAGCCCGGAAATGAGAGGACAAAACTTGTTGCTTGGTGCCAATTTCGCTTCTGCAGGAGTTGGAATCCTTAACGACACCGGTATTCAATTT GAGGGGATATTAAGAATATACCAGCAGTTTGCACTGTTCCAACAATACCAAGAACGGTTAGGTTTTGAAGTAGGGGCAGAAGAGGCACAGAGAATAGTGAATGAATCATTGGTACTAATAACACTTGGTAGCAACGACTTTGTTAACAACTATTTCTATCCACCAAACTCTGCTAGGTCTCTCCAATTCACTATTCCCAAATTCTGCTCCTATGTTATCTCTGAATACAGAAAAATCCTTATG AGGTTATATGAGTTGGGAGGAAGAAAAGTGCTTGTGACAGGAACTGGCCCATTGGGCTGCATTCCTTCACAGCTTGCAGAGAGAAGCATAAATGGAGAGTGTGTGGCACAGATTCAACAAGCTTCACAAATTTTCAACCAGCTTCTAATTAAAATGACAACAGAACTCAACAACCAACTAACCTCACCAGTTTTTATTGTTGTCAATGCCTTCCGAATTAACATGGAATTCATCAATCACCCTCAAAGATTTg GTTTTGTTTCATCAAAGATTGCATGTTGTGGGCAAGGTCGTTTCAATGGAATAGGAGGATGCACCTCCTTCTCAAGCCTATGCTCAAACCGTGATCTTTATGTATTTTGGGATTCTTTTCACCCTTCTCAACATGCTTGGGAGATTCTCGCGAATTACATCTTCAATGGAACCACTAATTATATGAGCCCTATGAACCTTACTACCATCTTGGCCATGGACTCCAACTTCTATTaa